ACCATGCGCTGGATCTGCTGCCCATCTTCCGCCACGCGGATGCAGAGGGGTTTGACCGCCTGTTCCCGAACCAGTCCAACACCACGGGCCGCCCGGCCTTTCACTTTCGCCTGCCCGATTGCCGCATAGACGATGCCGCGTGGTCGCTGGACCTGGAATGGCAGCGTTGGCGTCTGGTCGAGCGGCTGGCCGCGGATGCCGATACGCTGTCCGCCCTGACGCACAAGCGCCGCGCCTGGGCTGCTCAGGGCGCAGGCAAGCCCGGCTGGACAGATGTCGTGCAGGAGGTGCTTGGCGTGGACTGGGCCGCGCTCACGCCCTGACGCTCAGCCTTTCTTTTCGTCGTCCACATGTCGGGTCACGTCATCCTTGGCCTTCGGTGCGGCAAATCCTTACCGCGCATCCAGCAATTGCAACACGTGGCGACGCCCCTCGGGCGTTCTCTCCAGCGCGTCCAGGTCAAGATCAGGATGTTCTTTGCGTAACGATCTTTTCAGCGCGGGCCAGTGCGCCTGGATGCCGTCCCAGTTCATGTCCGTTCTCCCCCATGACGCGGGAAGAACACGCGCCGCCCCGACCGGTTCCCCGGTACATTCCCGCGCGCGGCCCAGTCGCAGGGGTCAGGCGGTGTCGTTCCGGTCCGGAGGGTCCTTTGGCGGGTCGCCATCCGCCGTGTCCGCGTCCTGCGATCGCAGGCGATCCAGCAATTTCAGCAGGTGATCGGGCACCGGTTCTTCGGCCACCTCGGCAAAGGCCCGTTTGAGGTTGCTGTCGATCTCGTCATTGACCGTCCTGGCATCGCGACGCGTCATCCTATGCTCCTTGCCGATCCCCTTGGGCGAAACTATCGGCAAGATGTGGCAGGCGGTCAATGGGACGCGCCGGGACGGCAGGGCCGATCCCGACATCGGGGCCGCCAGCGGATGTGGTCACGGCACCGCACGATGGAACCGTCTGGCCGACCGGCAGGTTATGGTCGTGTCACGTTGAAAAAAAGGAGATCCCTCGTGGTAGAGATATATGGCATCGGCGGCTTAATCCTGTTGGTCCTCAACATCTGGGCCATCGTCAGCATCATCGGCTCGGCCGCATCGACGGGGGCCAAGGTCCTGTGGGTGCTGTTGATCCTCCTGCTGCCCGTCCTGGGCTTTATCGTCTGGTTGATTGCAGGCCCCAAAGCCGCGCGCAGCCCGGTGTAACGGGTCCGGTTCTTCGATGCGGCGCGCCGCGCACCCGACCCGCGGACGCGCCGCATTTGCACCAGGTGCCCCCGCCCGCGCCGGTCCGCGCGGCGGGGGCTTTGACATGGGGAAGGCGACACATGACGGGGTGCAGGCATCACGCGCATGACATTCTGCCACGGCGGGCCAGGCTGAAATCGGGCCACGAGGTCGAGATACGACCGGTCGAGGAACGCGACGGCGCGCTGATCCGCGACGGTTTTGCACACCTGTCCGACCAGTCGCGCTTCATGCGCTTCCTCGCGACGCGCGGCGCGCTCAGCGACGCGGAACTGGCGCGTCTCACGGACGCCGGGGACGACGATAGCCTGGCGCTCGGGGCCGTCACCCAACCGGACACCACACCCGTGGGACTGGCCCGCTTTATCCGTCTGGACCCGGCGGGCCCCGACGCAGAGATGGCGCTGACCGTGGTGGACGCCTTTCAGGGACAAGGCGCGGGGCGGGTGTTGCTGGAGACTTTGGCCCAGGCGGCGCGCGGGTGCGGCGTGACCGCTTTTATCGCGCTGGTCCACCGCGACAATCACGCGATGCTGGGCCTGTTGCACAGCTATGGCGCGGTCGTGGAACAGGGTATGGCGGTCGATCTGGAATTGCGCCTGCCGCTGTCATCGGTGCCAGCCATCTGAGCGGCGAAGGGCACGCGATCAGCCGCGCTAGGCTTTCTCGACCTCGACCTGCGCCAGCGATGCTTCCGGCACGTCCAGGGTCAGGGTCGTGCCCTGCACTCCGCCGCTGGCCACATCAAGCGATGCGTCCAGATCCCTGACCAGCTGGCGCACGATGCGACTGCCCAGATTGCCGTCCTGCGGCCAATTCACACCATCGGGAATGCCGTGCCCGTCATCCGAAACGACAAGCCGCAGCACCCCGTTGCTCAGGGTCTTGGCCTCGATCTCGAGCAAGCCTTCCTCACGGTCGACAAATGCGTGCTGAAGGGCGTTTGTCATCAACTCGGACAAGACCAGACCGACTTGGGTCGCGACCTGGAACGGCACGCTCATCTTCTCGGCCTCGACATTTACCCGGATGCCGCTGCGCCCCTCAAGATGGCCCAGCGCGTTCGCGATCCGCGACAGATACGCCCCAAGGGCCACCAGTTCGTCTTCCGGGTTCTCTGTCTCTGCGCCACTCTTGTCGGCAAGTTCGGCATACAGAAGCTGCAGCGCCTCGACCCGGCGCGCCAACGTGTTGAAATCCTGCGCGCCGCTGTCGCCGGATTGACGCGACTGCATGCGGATCAAGCCCACGACCATGGACAGATGGTTCTTGACCCTGTGCTGTATCTCTTCGAGAGCCGTGCGCACGCGGCGATCGGCTTCGGTCTTCGGGTCGTCCTTCTTCGCCTCCAGCTCCATCTGGATGCCAAGGAAAAAGGACAGATCGCCCTCTTGGGAATAGAGCGGCGAAATCGTGAGCTGGTTGCGGAACATCACGCCGTCGGGACGGTAGTTGTTCAGATCAACCGTGATCTCCCGACCTTCGGCCACTGCCTTGCGCAGCGCGACGATCCCGTCCTGCTGCCGGTCGTCGCCCTGCAGGAAGCGGCAGTTCTGGCCCACGGCAAAGTCCCGTGCATAGCCGGTCATTTCGGTGAAGGTGTCGTTCACATAGACAATCGGATTGTCGGCGTGCCGCGGGTTGGTGATGACGATGGCAAAGGGGGCGTGCGACAGCGCATCCAGAAAGCTTGTTCCAGTCAGTGTCTCGTGCGAAGTGGTGTCATCGTTCAAAGGGTTCGATCCGCGCATTGCCCCAGAGACGCCAAATACAGGATATGGGCGCGCTCCTGTCAAGCCACTGACGCCAGTCCGCGCAGCTTGTCAGACGTCATCCCGTCGGCACCACAGAAAAAGGGGGGCGAAACGCCCCCCTTTCCCAATCCTGAATGACCCCTAGCGGATCAGTTCCAGAACCCTTCATCGACGCCTTGCATCTCTTCCAGGTCTTCTTCGTTGTACTTGGTCACATAGGCGTAGGTCTTGTCATCCACGGCCACCAGGTTCAGGTCCGACACGGAAATCACGACGTGCTTGTCGCCGATGTCCAGAAAGCCGCCGACTTCGGCGACGATCCCTGTCACCTTGCCGTCGCTGGTCAGCACGAGGTCTTCGATCTCGCCGATCTTGTTCCAGTCGGCGCCAACCTCTTCATGGTTCATTTCCGGGTCCCAGCCTTCGTCATTGGCCTGGTTCATCGTGTAGATTGCCCCACCGGTGATGTCGCGCGAGCGGATCAGCGTGCCTTGGGCCTGCGACAGCTCTTCGCTGGACATGGCGCTTTTGGCTGTGTTGTTGTGCATCTCCCACCGGTTGTCCTTGGTCTCGGACTGCGCGAATACGGCAGACGTGGACAGGGCCAGAACGGCGGCGGTGCTTGTGAGAAAGCGTGTCATAATGGTTCTCCTTCGTTTCCATCAAGGTTACGTCAGATGAACGCGCCGCGGCGAAGGTCGGTTCCCGCCGTGGCTGTTTTCAAACCACTTTTTTACGCCTTCAGCGTTTCGGTCGATGAAAAGAACATCGCCTGGCTGATCGCGGTGCGCACCTGCGGTTCGCTGAACGGCTTGGTGATCAGAAAAGCCGGTTCCGGCCGGTCCCCGGTCAGCAACCGTTCGGGGAATGCGGTGATGAAGATCACCGGAACATCGCCCAGGTCCGCCAAGAGGTCGCGCACGGCATCAATACCCGACGAATCGTCGGCCAGTTGGATGTCGGCCAGGATCAGGTCGGGTGGCGTTCGCCGCCCCAGATCGACGGCGGCGCTGCGCGTACGGGCGATACCCGTCACCGCGTGGCCGCATTCGGCCACAAGCGCCTCCAGGTCCATGGCGATGATCGCCTCGTCCTCGATGATCATGACCTTGCCCGCGATGGCGTTGCCCATCTCGCGGTAGGCGGTGGCGACCAGCAGGTCCGCTTCCTGCCCGTCGATGCCCATGATCTGGGCGATCTCGGACACCGTGAACTCCTCGACCGTGGACAGCAACAGGGCCTCGCGGCTGTTCGGCGTCAATTTGTCGAGATGCTTGCGCGCGGTGGCCTTCAGACCGGTTTCCGTCCCGTCGGCAGCGACGTTGCCGCCGTGCCAGATCACGTGAAAGACACGAAACAGCGCCACCTTGTCCGACAGTGACCGGTCAAAGCTGGCTTCGTCCCCGAGAATGGCCTCGAGCGTTGCAGCGGCGTAGGCGTCACCGCTGGTCTGGCTTCCCGTCAGGGCGCGCGCATATCTGCGCAGGTACGGCAAGGCCGGGCTGATCGCGTCCGCAAGCGGTGCCGGAGCGGCATTGGATGTCATGGAAGGGCGTCCTCTCAACAAATAACGGAACTTAACGTCGACTCTATGCGTTTGGTTCCACAACCGAAACATCTTGGCGACACAAAAAGGCAGCGACACATGATAACGAATAAACGGGCAGAGACGTCGCAGACCCATATTCAGGACAACCTCAGACGTGCATTTCGGGAAACCGTGGACGACGACGTCCCCGACAGGTTCAAGGCCTTGCTCGACAAGTTCAGGGATCAAAGTTTCCCCGTCACGTCGCCCCGTGACGCGCAGTCAGGCTAGGCGCGGATGGCACGGCCGGGTGTAGGGCCTGTGGCTGCGAGGCAGGCCGCAGTGCACCCATCACGCAAACGGATGCCGCGCAACGTTTTGACCGCGGCGTGCGTTTCATAAACAGACACGCAAACCCAAGGGAGGCCACACATGTCAGCCCCGAACACAAATATCGAACGTCAAAAGAGACGCCACCGCCCCGCGCTTTGGGGCATGGCGATCGTTGCAGTCTTTGCTGCCCTTGTCTTTTTGTTCAATGTCGCCTTTTCCGTAGACGGCGACGGGCCGCTTGACGCGTTTTTCGCGGATGACGCGCCCGTTCTGGAAAGCGATCCCGAAAACTGACGCAGACCACCGAACGGTGCCGTCGCCGTTTGTCAATCATTGTCCCGCACATCCGCATCCGCGCGCAGGTAAATCTGTGCGCGGTTTTTGCATTGCAAAGGACATGACATGCCAAATGACTTCCAACTGATCGATCCCGCCCTGTGCCGTCTGTGGCCGGGCAATCCCCGTGCCGCCCGCACCCTGACCGATGACGCCTGCGCCGATCTGATCGACAGCCTGCGCACGCAGGGCCGACAGGAACTGCCCGCCATCGTCCGGCCCCTGCCCCAGGACGACACCCACAGGTACGAGATCATCTGCGGCGCCCGTCGCCACCACGCCGTCACGCATCTGCGCGCGGCGGGTATGGACATCGGGTTCCTGGTCGAATTGCGCGCGCTGACGGACGAGGCAGCGTTCCGCGTGGCCGACCTCGAAAACCGGACCCGGACCGACATCAGCGACTATGACCGGGCCCGGTCATACGCGGCGGCGCTGGACACCTATTACGACGGGGTGCAGGCACGCATGGCCGCGCGGATGCAGGTCAGCGCCGCCTGGCTGAGCCGGCACCTGCAACTGGCCCGCCTGCCGCAGGACATCGTGGCCGCCTTTGCCGATCCCGCTGAGATCCGCGAACGCCATGCCCGCCAGATCGGGCACCTGCTGGCCGACCCCGAGACCGCCCCCGATGTTCTGGCCGCCGCCGCGGCGATCACAGCAGAGGGCACCGCGCTGCCCGCCGCACGGGTTGTGTCGCGCCTGCGTGCCGCCGTGTGCCGCCCACCGCGCCTGCCCCGCGGTGCGCGTCAGTTCCGCCGGTCCATACACGACGCCCCCATCACGATGCAGCGCCGGGGCAACGAGGTCACGCTGCGCTTTTCCCCCACCCTCGGGGAAAAGGCCCTGCGCGGGGCGTTCGAACGCTTTATCGCGCATACCTATGGCTGAGGGGTGGCGTTGCCCATTGGCAATGCCGATCAACCTGTTGAAAATTATCGGTTTTCACCACACGAATGCCGGAACCTTTGTCCAGTTCGCGCGTTGCCACATGGCAAAGGAGACGCGGAATGACCAAGGATCACGGGCCATCCATCAAGGATGACGACACCTATGAAAGCCTGCGCGACAAGGGCTACGACAAGTCCAAGGCGGCAGCCATCGCCAACGCGCAGGCCAGCGATGACATGGACCCATCCGCCAAGGGCGGGTCCACCCCGCCCTACGAGGACTGGACCAAGGACGACTTGATGGACCGGGCCCGCGAACTGGACATCGCGGGCCGGTCGGACATGACCAAGGATGAATTGATTGACGCCCTCAGGGGCTGAAGGAGGATCTGGTGAGCACGTTTTCCAAGGGCGACACCGTGGAATGGAACTGGGGCGGCGGCACCGGCACCGGCAAGGTTGTCGAACGCTTTACCGATGATGTCACGCGCACGATCAAGGGCAACGAGGTCACGCGCAAGGCAGATGCCGGGTGCCCCGCCTACATGATCGAACAGGACGATGGCGACCGCGTGCTGAAATCGCACAGCGAGCTGTCGCGCGCCTGAGCCCATGACACGCCCCTGCATTGCCATCACCACCTCGACCCGGTCGGGCTGGCGCATCTTTCCGCTGGTCAACCTGAACCTGTGGCTGGCCGGTGGGCGCGGCGTGCGCTGGGGCGCGGGACGCCCCGCTGATCTTGACCGCGTGGACGGCCTGATCATCGGGGGCGGCGACGACATCTCGCCCGAGCTATATGACGGTGACGTGCGCCTGAGTGCGCGCATCGATGCCGCCCGCGATGCGCTGGAACGGCGCCTTGCGGACGAGGCCTTGGGCCGGAACATCCCCGTGCTGGGGATCTGCCGGGGCGCGCAGATGCTGAACGTGGCGCTTGGCGGCACGCTGCATCAGGACGCGTGGGACATTTACCCGGACGCCGATTTCGTGAAAACCATCCTGCCGCGTCGCGCGGTGCGCGTGGTGCCGGACAGCCACCTGGCGCGGCATGCAGGCACCGCACCGATGCAGGTCAACGCGCTGCACACGCAGGCGGTGGACACTCTGGGCCGCGGCCTGCGTGTGTGCGCCCGCGACACCGCCGGGATGGTGCAGGGGGTCGAGCGGGTGCGCGACCCCTTTGCCCTGGGCGTGCAGTGGCACCCCGAACACCTGTTCTATGCCCGCCGCCAACGCCGCATCTTCCGCGCGCTGGTCGTGGCGGCACGCGCCTATGCAAGGGGCCGCGATCAGGTCCACGCCGCCCGGACCGATCCGGCATAAAAAAAGCCGGCCCGAAGGCCGACCAGAAGCAGTTGCCGCGACCCGAGGGAGGAGAAAGGGTCGCGGCGGTGTTGTTTGATCAGGCCGACATGCTGTCGAGTTCGCGTTCCGCTTCCTCTTTGGTCTTGCCGTATTTCTTCTGGATCAGGCCCACCAGTTCTTCCTGGCTGCCTTTGGCTTGTTCCAGTTCGTCATCGGTCAAATCGCCATATTGCTGGCGCAGCTTGCCCTTTGTTTCGTTCCAGTTGCCTTTGATCTGGTCCCAATTCATCGCAGTCTCCTTTTCTCGTCTGTGTTCACTTGGTCAACGCGCCGCGCGTCCGTCCGGTTCCACCGGTTCAGTCCGCGTCGGCCAGATCCCGCGCGAGGTGCTTTTCGATCTCGTCGATGGGGTGGTTTGTCAGCACCTTGGCAATGTCGAAGATCACCCGGTCCTGCACCTCTTGGTGCAGTTCCGCGCGCAACTGGCTGAGCACGACGCGGCTGGCGATCAGCACGATATGGTCGAACGCACCCTTGTGCACATATTTGTACAGCCGGTCGGCCAGGTCCGAGGCAAAGCGTTCCTTTTCCAGCTCGTGCCAGTCGGTGTCATCCACGGCAGACCGCTGCACGCCCGGCCCGTCGTTGAAGCGACCGGGGCGGTTGGCGGCCCACTCGCGCGCCGGTGGATTGTCCTGTTCGTCCTTGCGGATGACGGTCAGGTCCATGTCCATATCGTCGCCCTGGTTCTTCAGGAACAGCGCCTTTTCTCCGTCGGCGACGATCACCCATGTGCTCTGGGGCAAGCCTGATTTACGCATCTTTGTCTCCTGTCTTGTCGGATTTCGTGACGCGCGTCTGACCGGCGGGGCGCTCGGTCGCGCGCTTTTCCTCGTCGCGGCTGGCAATGTCGCGTTGCAGCGTGCCGCCGCTGCGGCCCTGCTGGCTTACAGGGCCCGTTTCGCCCAGTACCTTGTCGCTGTCGCGGCTGCCGTCTTTCGATCTGTGTCGGTCTGCCATCTCTATGCCTCCGTTTCTGATGTGTTGGTTTGGTGTGGCGCAGGCGGCGGCAGGCCCTCCTGCGCCTCGGTCCGGGCCAGTTCGGCCTTCAAAATCTCGATGTTGCGGCGGTGCGACTTGAACGCGAGGTCAAAGAGGTCGCCCACAAGCGGGATTGCCCCCACCGCCAGGTCGATGCCGGTGTTGATCGCGATGCGGGTGCGGGCCCGGCGTCGCGCCCCCATGCGCCGCGCTTCGTAGAACATGGCGGCGCCGGGCAAGGCGGTAGCGACGTCGCCAACACCGGGAATAAGCCCGAGGATGGAATCCCAGCCCACCGGAATGCCGAAGACACGAAACCGCGCGTCCAGCGCGGTGGCCAGCCGGTCAAGGCGGGCGACACGGTCGCGCCGCGCGGCACGTGCCTGCGTGGTAGCGGCGTCATCTGCGGGCGATGATGTATATGGCATGTACAATCCCCGGAATGTAGCCCAGCAGGGTCAGCAGGATGTTGATCCAGAAATGCTTGCCAATGCCCACCTGAAGAAAGACACCAAGCGGGGGCAGCAAGATGGCAATGATGATGCGAACAAGGTCCATGGCAGGGTCCAATCGGTCATGTGTCAGGTTGCAAACTCAACGCGCGGTCGCGCCTACCTGTTCCGCATCCGCCCCATCATTCTGGTCGCGGCGGGCACCCAGCGTGTCGGCCTTGACCGCGCCACGCTCGCCCATGGGGCGGTCGGGTCCGACGGTCGTGTCGCGGGCGGTCTGCGCCTCAAGCTCGGCATCCAGGAGCGCGCCCAGCAGCACCACAAAGGCCGACAGCCACAGCCATGTCATCAGGATGATCACACCCGCCAGCGCGCCGAAGGTCTCGTTATAGCTGGCGAAGGACTGGACATAGACGCTGAATCCGAAGGTGCCCGCCACCCACAGCACGCAACTGAGCGCAGCACCCGGCGTCACCCACCGCCAGCGCGGCGCACGCCGGTCGGGACCGTGGCGATACAGAAAGGCGATGCCCAGCACGCCCAGCGCAAACATGATCGGCCAGCGCAGCATCAGCGCCGTATCGATCAGGCCCTGCCCCGCGCCCACAAATGTCAGCACCGCAGGAATGGCCGCCACAACGACCACCATCACCACAAGCCCCAGAAGGATGGCAAGCGTCAGTCCGATCACCAGCACCTTGGACTTGAGGAAGCCGCGCGTGTCCTCTTCCTCGTAGATCAGGGTCAGCCCTTCCACGAGGCTGCCCGTCGCACTTGATGCGGACCACAGCGCCAGCGCGATCGACACGATGGCCGCAAGGCCCAGCGCCCCCTGCCCGGCGCCGGACACCTCGGACAGTTGCCCGGTGATGACGTCGCGCGCGGCCTGCGGAAGCATGTTCAAAAGCCAGCCGGCCTGATCCACCAGTGACGCGGGGTCGTAGACGATGCCGGTGATCGCGACGCCTGCCGAAATGGCCGGGAAAAGCGACAGCAGACCATAAAACGCCACGCCCGCCGCCAAAAGGCCAAGATGCAGGTCGCCGATGCCCGACCACACCCGTGCGGCGACATCAAGCCACCCTTTGCCCGTGATATTTCGGGGCGTGTGCGCGTTGCGTCCGCGAGACATTGGAAATCCTCCGCTGAAGTACAGGACCAACGCCATGTGCGCACCATTGTTCCGGGAACTTTCGTCGCAGCGCCCGCGTTCATCGACCAAGCACATATTTATTCACGCAAGGAGAACGACATGGCCCAGACATCGCAGAAGCCCCTGGCTGACAAGGTCAAGGAAAGCGCCGCCACCGCCGCGGCCGACGTATCCGATGCAGCCGCTGCAAAGGCCCGGAAAGAAGCCGAGGCCGCGCGCGACATGGTATCGGATGAGGCGGAAAAAACCGCCGGGGCCGCGCAGGCAGCCGCCGATGAGTTCGACCCCGGTTCGATCCAGGCCAAGGCACTGGAAGAGGTGGCCCGCCAAGTCGATCACCTTGCCGAACAGATCCGCACAACCGATATCGACCGTCTGGCGCGCAGCGTCGGACAGGCGGCCCAGCGCAACCCGCTGATGTTTGTCGCCGGGGCCGCCATTGTGGGGTTTGCCGCGACCCGTTTCATGCGGTCGCGTGATCCCGAACGGCGCACGGCGCAGGGCTACAACGATCCGCACGCACGCGGCGGGACCACGGACGGCAACGTCTGGCGCGTCAACGACAACACCAGCGGAGGGGCGTGAACGATGGCGCAACACGCCGAGATCAAGGACACGCCGTCGCTGATGGTGAAGGCGTTCCGGCAATTGAGCCAGCTGATGCAGGACGAGGTGACGCTGGCCAAGGCCGAGCTGTCCCGTAACCTGTCGCGGGCCGGGGCCGGTCTGGCCCTCATCGGCGTCGCCGCCATCCTCGCGCTGACCGCGCTGGATGTTCTGGCGGGGGCGCTGGTGGCCTACCTTGCGACGACGGAGATGAGTGTCGGCACCGCCGCGCTGATCGTGGGGGGCGGGTGCCTTGTTGTGGCCCTAGTTCTGGCCTTCGTGGGCAAGTCACGCCTGACGGCCGACGCCCTGTCGCCCGACCGCACCATGCACAACCTATCCCAAGACCTTGATGCCATGAAGGAGGCAACCGATGCCTGATGGATCTCTGCCCGATATCGAACAGCGCGTTGCCCGCGACCGGGCCGAGCTTGCCCGTTCGCTTGATGTGCTGAGCAGCACGTTGGCGCCCGACCGCCTCAAGCGCGAGGCCGCTGATCTTGCGAACACCTACGGGTCCGATCTGGGTCGGCAGGCGTGGACAGCGGCGCGGGAAAACCCGGCGGCCTTTGCGCTGGTCGGGGCCGGTCTGGCGCTGTTGCTGAGCAACACGGGCCGCCGGGGCGAAGGCGATGCGGTGCCCGCCGCCGACGCGCCGATGGCAGTTCCGCCAGAGGAGGCGATGGAGGGCTTTGACGCACGCGTTGCCGCGGCGGATGCGCAGATGCGCAAGGACGAAAAGGCCGCCCATGCGCCAGCCAGCGCCAGCCGCCTGCGGGCCGCTTTGCACAGCGGTCTGGACAATTTGCCGCCCGCGGCGAAGGCGCGCATCCTGAATGCACGGGAAGCCGCGATTTCCGCACAGGAGGCCGTGGAACGGGAGGCTGCGAAAGTGGCCGGTCAGGCGCACAGCATGGCGCGCCGCAACCCCGTCGGGTGCGCTGCGGCAGCCTTTGGCGTGGGGGCGCTGGTGGCGGCCCTGTTGCCGTCGACCCGGCGCGAAGATGACCTGCTGGGCGCACATCGCGATGCGATGATGGCCGAAGCCGGGACCACGTTGCAGGCAGAGATGGCGCGGGCGCGCGATGCCGTGGCCGACGCGATCCGCGAGCCGGAAACCGGCCCGCGCGACGCGGCAAGCCTGCAAGTACCGTCGTGAACGAGCAGCGGGCGCCGGCCCTGCCCGTGGCAGCCGCACGCGGGAACTTTCTGAACCTGCTGTCGACGCCGCGGGCCCGGTCCGTCATGTTGTTCATCCTGACGATTTTCGCCGCCGGGGGCATCATGATATGGGCGCGCCCCGTGCTTGTGCCCATGTGTTTCGCACTGGTGGTCGGGATCGTCGCGTCGCCGCTGGCAGACCGTCTGCACGATTGGGGTGTCCCGCGCATCGCCATCGCCACCGCGCTTCTTGTGCTGACCAGCGGCAGCCTGGTCCTTGGATTTGTCCTGCTTGAGCCGCTCTTGAATTCGATGGCGGCCCAGTTGCCTGAAATCCGCGCCGAGATCGAAGGCTGGGTCCAGAGCGCGTCGGGCCTGATCCGCGGGATCGAAACCATTTCGAAAGAGATAGAACAGACCGTCGGCGCGTCCGAGGGCGGTGACGAAGCCCCCGAACTGCCCACGATGATGGATGCGCTGTGGCTTGCGCCGGATCTGGGGGCCAGCGTGCTGATCTTCGCGGGCACGCTTTTCTTCTTCATGCTGACACGCACCGACCTGTATGCCGCCGCTGGCCGGTTCAGCGAAACCTTGTTCCGGGCGGACCGTGCCGTGGCCAAGTATTTTCTGGCCGTGTCCATCGTGAACGCGGGCCTGGGCATTGCCGTGGCCGTGGTCATGTCCCTGATCGGGTTGAACAACGCGGTCCTGTGGGGGCTGGCTGCGGGGCTGTTGAACTTCATCCTGTATCTTGGGCCGCTCACCATCCTGTTCGGCCTGCTGATCGTGGGCATGGTGCAGTTCAACGGTGGCTATTCGCTGCTGCCACCCTTTGCGTTCCTGTGCCTGAACATGATCGAGGCGCAGTTCGTGACACCAGGGTTTGTCGGGCAGCGCCTGCGCATCAGCCCGCTTGCCGTGTTTGTGTCCATCGTGATCGGATTGTGGCTTTGGGGACCGGTGGGGGCGATCGTCGCGCTGCCGCTGACCCTGTGGCTCGCGGTCCTTTTGAATGCGCGCGGCCCGGCAGACCCCGCCGCCTGAACAGGCGCGACCGGCCCTGCCGGATGTCAGAGCGGCGGAACCGATTGCGCCGCGCGGCGTTGATTCAGCAAAGGAGACACATTCAATGACCACATATCATCCCGACCAAACGACCGAGACGAAAAACGGCAAAGACGGCAACACCCTGGCCGACGCCGCGCGCAAGGAATTCGAAACCCGCCGCGCGCAGGCAGGTGACGCGCTGGACAGCACGCGGCGCCAGGTGGCGGACACGGCGCAACGCACGTCGGACCAGGGGGCGCAATTCGTGCGGGACAATCCCGCCCTCGCGCTGGCTGGTGCCGCCGGTATCGGTTTCCTGCTGGGCCTTGCGATCCGCGTGCGGGACTAGCGCCGCGCGTGTTCCCCAATGTCAGAAGGGGCG
This DNA window, taken from uncultured Tateyamaria sp., encodes the following:
- a CDS encoding phage holin family protein, whose amino-acid sequence is MAQHAEIKDTPSLMVKAFRQLSQLMQDEVTLAKAELSRNLSRAGAGLALIGVAAILALTALDVLAGALVAYLATTEMSVGTAALIVGGGCLVVALVLAFVGKSRLTADALSPDRTMHNLSQDLDAMKEATDA
- a CDS encoding YihY/virulence factor BrkB family protein, giving the protein MSRGRNAHTPRNITGKGWLDVAARVWSGIGDLHLGLLAAGVAFYGLLSLFPAISAGVAITGIVYDPASLVDQAGWLLNMLPQAARDVITGQLSEVSGAGQGALGLAAIVSIALALWSASSATGSLVEGLTLIYEEEDTRGFLKSKVLVIGLTLAILLGLVVMVVVVAAIPAVLTFVGAGQGLIDTALMLRWPIMFALGVLGIAFLYRHGPDRRAPRWRWVTPGAALSCVLWVAGTFGFSVYVQSFASYNETFGALAGVIILMTWLWLSAFVVLLGALLDAELEAQTARDTTVGPDRPMGERGAVKADTLGARRDQNDGADAEQVGATAR
- a CDS encoding DUF4112 domain-containing protein, which encodes MPYTSSPADDAATTQARAARRDRVARLDRLATALDARFRVFGIPVGWDSILGLIPGVGDVATALPGAAMFYEARRMGARRRARTRIAINTGIDLAVGAIPLVGDLFDLAFKSHRRNIEILKAELARTEAQEGLPPPAPHQTNTSETEA
- a CDS encoding AI-2E family transporter encodes the protein MNEQRAPALPVAAARGNFLNLLSTPRARSVMLFILTIFAAGGIMIWARPVLVPMCFALVVGIVASPLADRLHDWGVPRIAIATALLVLTSGSLVLGFVLLEPLLNSMAAQLPEIRAEIEGWVQSASGLIRGIETISKEIEQTVGASEGGDEAPELPTMMDALWLAPDLGASVLIFAGTLFFFMLTRTDLYAAAGRFSETLFRADRAVAKYFLAVSIVNAGLGIAVAVVMSLIGLNNAVLWGLAAGLLNFILYLGPLTILFGLLIVGMVQFNGGYSLLPPFAFLCLNMIEAQFVTPGFVGQRLRISPLAVFVSIVIGLWLWGPVGAIVALPLTLWLAVLLNARGPADPAA
- a CDS encoding YqaE/Pmp3 family membrane protein, with translation MDLVRIIIAILLPPLGVFLQVGIGKHFWINILLTLLGYIPGIVHAIYIIARR
- a CDS encoding host attachment family protein — translated: MRKSGLPQSTWVIVADGEKALFLKNQGDDMDMDLTVIRKDEQDNPPAREWAANRPGRFNDGPGVQRSAVDDTDWHELEKERFASDLADRLYKYVHKGAFDHIVLIASRVVLSQLRAELHQEVQDRVIFDIAKVLTNHPIDEIEKHLARDLADAD